The Prochlorococcus marinus str. MIT 9301 genome segment CGATAATATCGAAAGCGTTTTAATTGAGGGTTTAAATCCAAAAAATTCCTCTCAAATTATGGGAAGAACTAGAACAAATCGATTAACTTTCGTAGAGATTCCCAAAAACATTAACTTTAATTTTTCTTTGGGAGATGAGATAAATGTCAGAATAAATGAAGCAAGACCTTTTTCTTTAACAGGAGAACTTTCTTTATAAAAATTTTTTTTAAATGATCGGGGAAAAGAAAAAATGTATTGGGTTAATATTTGGCGGGCATTCCAATGAACATGAAGTATCGATATCCTCTGCAAAAACAGTTTTTAAAGCATTTAAAGCACAAATAAATAGAGAACGCTTTACAGTTAAAGCCTTTTACATAAACAAATATGGAGATTGGCTTGATAGTGATATTTCAGAAAAAATCCTAACTGGTGAAATTGAAAACTATAAAACAAAAAAACAAGAAATTTTTAATCAAGAAAAAATTAACTTCCTTGACGGAATAGAATTTCAAAATATTGATGTTTGGTTTCCTCTTTTACATGGATTTAATGGTGAAGACGGATCAATTCATGGCTTAATTAGATTTACAAAGAAACCTTTAGTCGGGTGCGGAATTATTGGCTCTGCACTTGGAATGGATAAAATATTGATGAAAACAATTTTCTCAAATCATAAACTGCCACAAGTTAATTACCTAGTTTTTCAAAATGAAGATCTCAACGATAAACAAGTAAAAAATAAAATTATTAATGAAATTTTAAAAAAATTAAAATTTCCTGTTTTTGTTAAACCATCGAACTCTGGATCATCTCTTGGCATCTCCAAAGTCAAAAATGAATCGGAAATATTACTAGCATTAGAAAAGGCTTGGGGAATTGATCCAAGAATCTTAATAGAGGAAGGTTTAGAGGTAAGGGAAATTGAATGCGGAATAATTGGGAATTCAAAACTCATAACCTCTGAAATAGGCGAGGTAAATTACGAAAGTGATTGGTATGATTACGATTCAAAATATCACTCAAATAATAAAATAATTATCCCAGCCGAAATAGATTCTAAAATCACAAACGAAATTAAAGAAATTGCTATTAAAAGTTGTAGAGCACTAAATATTTTCGGTTTTGCAAGAGTAGATTTCTTTTTAGAAAAATCTTCAAATAAAATTTTACTAAATGAAATAAATACAATTCCTGGTTTTACAAAAAACAGTATGTTTCCAATGCTTTGGGAAGCTTCAGGTTTAAAAATTGAACAACTTGTGGCTAAACTGGTAGATATATCTTTAGATTTGTAATTTAAATAAAATGTTGCATGGACTACTTTGGTTACCATTACTTTTAATCTTCATTTTATTAACTGCACTTGGATGGTTAGAAAGAAGAAGGCAAAATCTTTTTAGAAGTTGGGCTAGTGATTCTGAACTGTGCAAGTTGGATAGTTCAGGTGCAGCGTCTTTAAAAAATGGGGAGTTAAAGTGGAGCGCATTTGAAGCTGGCAAATTTGAAGAAAAAGATTGTTTTACGATCAAGAAACTGGAATTAGTTGAACTAATGGCACTAACTTCAGGTGAAGCTCCTCTAACAAGTGAATCTCAAGGTAAGTGCAGGTTGAGATTAGTAGGGGATGGGAAAGAGATGGATGTACCATTTTCAGATGCAGAGCAAGCGAGAGAATGGATGGATCAACTGATGGAAAAAGCTCGATGTGATTTGTGAAAAACAAAAAAGGAATCAAAAATAGAAGCTTTTTTTTTCTAATTTCATTTTTATTTTTAACAAGCTTATTAAGCATAAAAACACTCAAAAAAGTTGATACTCAGGACATTAGGATTTCTGGTAGTGAATTATTTGCGCAAAATGATGTGATACAAAATTCATCTTTAAATTTTCCTATCCGATTAATTTTTGTTGAAACTAATTTGCTAGAAAAAGAGTTAAAACAAAATTTATCTCTCAAGAATGTTTCGGTAAGCAGAGAACTATTTCCTTTTGGTTTGAAAGTTCAAATTAATTCAAGAACTCCAATAGCTTACGGTGAGAGAATATTAAACGACGAAAAAATATTAGGCTTCATTGATAAAGATGGAATTTTTATAAATAAACAAAATGTGGATGAAAAAAATTTGAAAAAATTAACCATAAAAGTTTTTGGTTGGAAAGAAAAATTTAAAAAAATATTATCTGAAATTTTTATTGCCATAGATAATTATGAATTAGAGATAGTTAAAATAACTTTTTCATCCGATGGGTTTCTAACTGTTGAGGAAAAAGATTTAAAAACAATATTCTTAGGATTAAAGCCAAATTTAATCAACAATCAATTTCAAAAAATCAATTATCTTAAAAATGAATTTAAGAAAAATAACTTTTCAAAAAAAATAGATAATATTGATCTTACTAATCCAGATAAACCAAAAATAAAAGTGTTCAAACCCTAATATTTGAAAAAGGATTTTGAGTAATTTTTTTTAATTATTGTAGTGTTGATATGGGTTTTGCATTCAAAACAAAATATTTAATAAATAAATATTTTAAGGATTTTCTTCAACAAATTCCTACATATGAGCGCAGTAAGTTCATAATGCACCCAATACTAGTAAAAGATTCCTATTAAGAGAT includes the following:
- a CDS encoding D-alanine--D-alanine ligase family protein, whose translation is MIGEKKKCIGLIFGGHSNEHEVSISSAKTVFKAFKAQINRERFTVKAFYINKYGDWLDSDISEKILTGEIENYKTKKQEIFNQEKINFLDGIEFQNIDVWFPLLHGFNGEDGSIHGLIRFTKKPLVGCGIIGSALGMDKILMKTIFSNHKLPQVNYLVFQNEDLNDKQVKNKIINEILKKLKFPVFVKPSNSGSSLGISKVKNESEILLALEKAWGIDPRILIEEGLEVREIECGIIGNSKLITSEIGEVNYESDWYDYDSKYHSNNKIIIPAEIDSKITNEIKEIAIKSCRALNIFGFARVDFFLEKSSNKILLNEINTIPGFTKNSMFPMLWEASGLKIEQLVAKLVDISLDL
- a CDS encoding cell division protein FtsQ/DivIB, producing the protein MKNKKGIKNRSFFFLISFLFLTSLLSIKTLKKVDTQDIRISGSELFAQNDVIQNSSLNFPIRLIFVETNLLEKELKQNLSLKNVSVSRELFPFGLKVQINSRTPIAYGERILNDEKILGFIDKDGIFINKQNVDEKNLKKLTIKVFGWKEKFKKILSEIFIAIDNYELEIVKITFSSDGFLTVEEKDLKTIFLGLKPNLINNQFQKINYLKNEFKKNNFSKKIDNIDLTNPDKPKIKVFKP